The sequence TCTCGATGGGCTTGGAAAGATAGTGCACGGCCCCGGCCTTCATGGCCGAGACGGCCGTTTCCACGGTGGCGAAGCCCGTGACCATGACCACGCGCGTGGTCGGGGAGATCCTGCGCGCCTCCTCCAGGAGCTGCAACCCGTCCATCTGCTCCATCTTGAGGTCGGTGACGATGAGGTCCACCTCCCAGCGCCTGACCTTGTCCAGGGCCTCCAGGCCGTTGGCCGCGGTCTCCACGCGGTACCCCTCGCGCGTGAGCACGTGGCGCAGGTTCTCGCGTGCGATGGTCTCGTCGTCCACGACCAGGACCAGCGGCACGGCGTGCGCGCGCATGGTCCGCGAGGCCAGGTGCTCGAGGACGCGCTCCTTGACCTGGCCGAGCCCGGCGTGGCTCGTCTCGAGGACGCGCTCGGCGCGGGCCGGGTCCGGCGTCTCGGGCGAGAGCGCGTTCCAGGGCAGGGAGAGGATGCAGTCGAGATAGGCGGAGGCGATGCTGTACTCGGCCAGGGAGGGGTCGGTGCGGGAGAGCCGCTCGAGCTCCTTCTCGGCTGTGCGCCGCGCCTCGGCGGGCAGGTCGGCCGCGGCGAGCCGCGCGCGCAGCTCCTCCGCGTGCTCGTCGCGCGGGGCCTCGTCCTCGGGCTTCTTGAAGAAGATCATCGGGTCCCGACCTCCTCGGTCATCGGCGTCTTCGCCGGACCGTGACATACGGCAACGGCTGTTGCAGATGCGAACACCCCGGTTGGATCGGCTAAATCCAGCAATTCCGGCTTCTTCAGGCCTCTTGTATCCTGCGTCGTTTCAATGTGCAACATGTTCATTTGCGCTCCCGGATCGTGTGTTGCAGAAAAAATCGTTTCATTTCAGCATGATACAAATGCATCGGGTTTGGCACGCCGCTTGTTATGGTGATGTCGATTGCAACAACCAAACCGGGGTGAGCCATATGGGTACCATCCGAGAGAACCTGGAAACCGTTTTCGTCGCCGTCAGCTTCGCGGAGAGCAACGAGCCGCAGGAGGCCGTCCTGCAGATGCAGCGCCTTGAGGGCCGCAAGCAGGATTCGGCCAAGAAGCGCAAGGCCGCCGCCAAGCGGCCCCAGTCCAGGGCGGAGTAGGCGAATGGCCAGGCGCAAGCCCGACCGGAACGCGGACAGCTGCGCCGACGGCCGCAGGCAGGACACCGGGAGTTGGTTCTCCCGGCTGTCCGGCCGGGGCGGTGTCAGCGTGTCGCGGCGCTCCGCCCTGCGCGAATGGCTCGACGACTGCTCCGAGGCCCTGGCCCTGGCCGAGGCCGGAGAGCCGGAGCTCGCCGGGGAGGTCATGCGCCGCGAGGGCGCGCGCAAGATCGTGGTCCTCGGCACCGGCTCGGGTTTCGCCAGGCCGCTCGGAGAATATGCCCTCGGCCTTGCCGAGAGGTTGTCGTGCGATCTCGTCTTTCTGAGCGTCGGTCCCGCCGACGCCTCGGCCAGGCGGCGCGGGGCCTTTACGGCCTCCGCCCGCGAGGCCGCAACGGCCTGGATCAAGGCCGCGGCCGGGCGCGGACTCCGCGCGGACCACGAGGTCCGCTTCGGGGAGACCGCCGCGTCCGTGGAGGCGGTCTGCGCCGCGCTCAGAAGGGTGGAATTCGTCCTCGGCTCGGCCGCGGACGGGGAAGGTCTTGGGGGTCGCCTGACGCGGCCCCTGTTCGTCGTCCGGTGAGGCCGGGCGAAGGCGGATGAATCAGGAACAGTTCGGCCCGAGCCGGGCCGTCCAACAAGGAGGAGAGCATATGGACAGCGCTAAGAGAAAGAAGCCGGTCGGCAAGACCATCGCTTACGGTGTGGCTTCGCTGGCCCTGTACGCCGGTGTGTTCAGCTTCGCCACCCCCATCACCGAGGCTTTCGCCCGCGGCTCGCTCTGGGCCGCCGGTCCGATCCTCACGGTCTTCGTCTTTTCCTACGTGCACGGCAGCTTCGCCCACAACCTGTGGTGCTGTCTCGGCATCGAGGCGAAGCAGACGCGCGTCGCCGCGCGCACCGAGCGTCCCGCGACCCGGCCGCAGCCCCGCGCCACCCTCAACGCCTAAACCCGCCGAGCGGAAAGGGACAGACCATGGAACAGTTATTCCTCGACCCAACGAAGTTCATCGAACTGACGACCCAGGCCGTGCTCTTCCTGTTCGCCGTGGGCTTCATCGGCGGCCTGGTCAGCGGCTTCATCGGCTCGGGCGGCGCCTTCGTCCTGACCCCCGGCATGATGAGCCTCGGCGTGCCGGGCACCGTGGCCGTGGCCAGCAACATGTGCCACAAGTTCCCCAAGGCCCTGGTCGGCGCGCTCAAGCGCTTCAAGTACGGCCAGGTGGACCTGAAGCTCGGCTTGGTCATGGCCGTCTCCGCAGGCATCGGCGTGCAGGTCGGCATCAAGATCCAGCAGATCATCCTCGAGACCTGGGGCCGGGCCGGATCCGACCTCTACGTCAGCCTGTCCTTCGTGGCCGTGCTCGTGGTCGTGGGCGGCTTCGTCATGTACGACGCCCTGTCCAGTTCCGGCAAGGAGGGCCAGGAGAGCGGCAACACCCTGGCCAAGCGTCTGGCCAAGTGGAACATCCCGCCCATGATCACCTTCAAGACGGCCAAGGTGCGCATCTCGCTGTGGCTGACCGTGCCGGTCGGCTTCGCCACCGGCATGCTCGCCGCGACCATCGCGGTCGGCGGCTTCATCGGCGTGCCCGGCATGATCTACGTCGTGGGCGCCTCGGGCATCGTGGCCTCGGCCACCGAGCTCGTCATCGCCTTCGTCATGGGCATGTTCGGCTCGATCAACTGGGCCATGCACGGCATGATCGACATCCGCCTCGTGCTCATCATCCTCTCCGGCTCCCTGCTCGGCGTGCAGCTCGGCGCCATCGGCACCACCTACGTGCGCGAGCACATGATCAAGCTGGTCATGGGCACCATCATGCTCATCGTCGCCGTGAGCCGCGGCCTGGCCGTGCCCAAGTACCTGGTCAAGCTCGAGCTCTTCTCCGTGTCCCAGTCCACCCTGGACATCATGGACACGGTCAGCTTCGTGTTCATGTGCGTGGCCCTGCTCGTGGGCTCGGTGATCATCCTGGGCGCCATGTGGAAGGCCAAGCGGGCGGAATCCGCCGCCGCGGCCGCCTAAGCGCCCGGACAACGACCCGGACGCCCTCCGAAACGCAAGGCGCCGACCGCACAAACGCGGTCGGCGCCTTTTTCATTACCTCTTTTCCGGGGGCTCAGAGGGCTTCGCGGATGGCCCGGGCGAGCTGGGACTCGGACACGGGCTTGAGCAGGAAGGACTTGATGCCCATGCGCCAGGCCTCCTCCTCGCTCAGCTTCTCGGAGAAGCCGGTGATCAGGATGACCGGCATTCCCGGGCGCACGGCCATCACGGCGCGTGCGAACTCCGCGCCGGTCATGCCGGGCATGGTCTGGTCCGTGATCACCAGGTCGAAGGAGTCGGGCGCGGTCTTGAACAGCTCCAGGGCCTCGGCGGCGGAGGTCATGGAGGTCACGGCGTAGCCGAGGTGGGCCAGCATCTCGCCCGCCATCTGGGCCAGCAGGTTCTCGTCGTCCACGAAGAGGATGCGCTCGCAGCCGCGGGGAATGTCCGAGTCGTCGGGACTGCCGCACTCCTCCTCGGCGCGCAGGCGCGGAAGGCGCACCAGGAAGGTGGAGCCGTGCCCGGGCTGGCTCTCGACGCGGATGGTCCCGCCGTGGGCCTCGACGATGCCGTGGACCACGGAGAGCCCCATGCCCGTGCCCTCGCCCTGCGCCTTGGTGGTGAAGAAGGGGTCGAAGATGCGCTCCATGGTCGCCTGGTCCATGCCCACGCCCGTGTCGCTGACCAGCAGCTCGATGCAGCCGTCCTGCGCCTCCTCGCCGCAGGCCGGGGGGGACCCGTCCGGGCCGTCGCGCAGCACGATCTCCATGTAGCCGCCGCGTTCGCGCATGGCGTGCACGGAGTTGGTGCACAGGTTCAGGAGCACCTGGTGGATCTGGATGGGGTCGCCGAGGATCGTGTCGCGGTCGGTCTCGATCTTCAGCTCCACCTCCACGTTGGCCGGGAGGGTGGGGGTCAGCATCTTGGTGATCTCCTTGCAGAGCAGGGAGACCCGCATCTTCGTGCGGCCCTGGTCGGTCTGGCGCGAGAAGGTCAGGATCTGGCGCACGAGCTCCGAGGCGCGCAGCCCGGCGGACTTGATCTGCTCCAGGTAGTCCCTGAGCTTTCCGTCCTCGGCGCGGCGGAGCGAGAGGTCCGTGAAGCCGAGGATGGCGTAGATCATGTTGTTGAAATCGTGCGCGATGCCCCCCGCGAGGGTGCCCAGGGCCTGCATCTTCTGCGTCTGGCGCATGCGCTTCTCCAGGCGCAGCCGCTCCATCTCGGCCTCGAGCAGGTCGGTCACGTCCACGGCCACGCCGAGCACCAGGTCGCGCTCCACGAGCGGCACTTTTGTCTTGGTGTACCAGCGTTTCTTTCCCGTGGAATCGGTGATGGTCTTCTGCGGGATGTAGAGGATGGTGCCCCGGTCGAGCACGTCCGCGTCCTCGCGCCTGAAGCGCTCGATCTCCTCGCCGTCGGGGTTGAAGTCCGCACCCACGCGGCCGATCATCTCGTCCGGGCTCTGGCCGTAGAGGGTGGCCATGGCCTTGTTGACCAGCACGTAGCTGCCCCGGCGGTCCTTGACGAAGATGGGGTTGGGCAGGGAGTCGATGATCAGTCGCAGGAAGGCGCGCTGCTCCTGGGCCTGGTCCTCGGCCTGCTTGCGCTTGGTCACGTCGCGGCCCACGGCCTGGTACTCGACCAGCTCCCCGGTCTGTCCGAAGATGGCCCGGTGCGTCCAGCGCTGCCAGCGGATGGAGCCGTCCTCCATGCGGATGCGGTGCTCGAACTCCACCACCGGCCACTCCTTGCTGAGGCCGGAAATGAGCGGAAGGACCGTGCCCAGGTCCTCGGCCGGGATGTCCGGGATGAAGTTGCGGTCCATGAGGTCGGCGCGGCTCTTGCCGTAGTAGCGGACGTAGGCCTCGTTGACGTAGGACAGGCGCCCGTCCGGCAGGTAGCGGCAGATGAGCTCGCTCTGGTCCTCGAGGATGGCGCGGTAGCGCGACTCGCTGTGCGAGAGCTCCTCCTGGGTCAGCACACGCTCGGCGATCTCCTCGAGGAGCTGCTCGTTGGCGCGGCGAAGCTCCCGGGTCCGCTCCTGCACGCGCGCCTCGAGCTCCTCGCGGACCTCGCGCAGGGCCTGGACCATGCGGTGGCTCTCGCTCACGTCGCGCAGGGACACGAGCAGCGCGTCCTCCTCCAGCCAGCGGATGGGCCAGGCGCGCACCTCGGCCACCACCAGCCCGCCGAGCGGCGTCAGGACCTCGATCTCCTGGTCCTGCCCGGAAACCGGCAGCGCGAAGGGCCACTGCCCGGTCCGGGCCAGCTCCTGGCCGAGGAGCCGTTCGGCCGCAGGATTGGAGAGCAGGACCCGTCCGGCGGCGTCGACCACGGCCAGGGCCTCGGGAGAGGAGGCGAAGGCCTCGGACAGGCTTTTGCCGAGCTTCTCGGCCTCGAGCCGGGCCGCGCGATCCTTCTCCGCCGCCTCCCTGAGGGCGCGGCATTCCTCGCGCAGCGCCGCGCATTCGTCGCGCAGGCGCTCGTGCTCGGAATTCCCGTCGGCCTGTTCCTGCTTCATGTCCCGCACTTCCCCTTACGAAACAGCTTACCGCAAATCGGAGAACGATGCCAGTCGGAGCGCTGATTGCGGGCAATCCCCGCGGTTCCCGGCGCGGTCTTGCGGCAGGGGGGCTCCCCCGGCTTCGCCGGGATGATTTTTTCGCGCTCCGGGCGGTCTTGCGAAGTTGCGGGCAGCCCCGGCCGGAAACGGCAAAAGGCCAGAGGACTATTGAAAAAAAACGCTTTCGGGCTATAATCATCCACTACCGAGGGGAAGCGCACTTCAAGAAGGAGAAGAGGCAGATGGAACGTATTCTTGCAGCGCCCTGGTTCAGGAACCTGTCCATGTTCATGGCGGCGCTCATGCTCGTCATCGGGTTCGTGCCCCGGGTGGACGCGGGCTTCGTGCCCACCGTGCAGTCCAACACCTTCCAGACCCGCGAGGCCGACATGGCCGCGGTGCAGAAGGCCCTGGAGAACAAGGTCGTGGCCCAGCGCCTGGCCGACTTCGGCTACAACCCGCAGGAGGTCCAGCAGCGGCTGAAGCTCGTCTCGAACGACGAGCTGCACAAGCTCGCCACGCAGATCCAGAGCCTGGACACCGCGGGCGACGGGCTCGGCATCGTCATCGCGGTCCTGGTCATCGTGGTCCTGGTGCTGCTCATCCTGCACCTGACCAACCGCACCGTGACCGTCAAGTAGCGGACGAACCATGCGTATCCCGAACCCCCGGCCGACCCTCGCGGTCGGCCGGGGGGGCATCCTCCTCGCGGTGTGCCTGCTGCTGTGCGCCTGCGCGACCCACTCCCTGCCGCCCGACTTCACGCCGCCCGGAGGCAGCAGGATCGTGGCCGACGCGCCCTTCTATGCCCAGGAGGACTACCAGTGCGGCCCCGCGGCCCTGGCCACGGCCATGGCCACGGCGGGCGACCCGGTGACCCCGGACGAGATCGCCAAGGCCATCTTCAGGCCCGAGGCGCGCGGCACCCTGAACCTGGACATGGCGCTCTACCCGCGCACCCGCGGCCACGCCACGCGCTGGTTCTCCGGAACCGTGCACGACCTCGTCTCGGCCGTGGACCAGGGACGGGTGCTGGTGGTCATGGTCAACTACGGCCTGCGAGAGGTCTCTTTCGACCATTTCCTGGCCGTGACCGGCTATGCGCCGGGCGGCGTGATCGTCAACGACGGCAGCCGCCGGAACCACCTCGTGCCCTGGGACGACTTCTGGGCCGACTGGAGCGACGCGGGCCGCTGGACCCTCGAAATCCTTCCCAAGGACGCAAAATGAACCTCCTTTCATCCGCCCGGACGCCCGGCGCGGCCCGCCGCCCGGGAGCGGGACCGCTCGCGGCCCTGCTGCTCGCCCTGGCCCTGGCCCTGTGCACGGCCTGCTCCGTGCCCCACATCATCGTGCACGAGGACGCCCTGAGCCCGGAGGAGCACTTGAAGCTCGGCCTGTCCTACGAGAAGGACGGCGAGCTCGACCTGGCCGAGAAGGAGTACCGCAAGGCCCTGCCGGACGCGCCGCAGGCCTACCTCTCCCTGGCCAACCTTTATTTCGGCGAGGAGAAGTGGCAGCTTGCCCGGGAGAACTACGAGAAGGCCATCGAGCGGCTGCCGGACGACCCCGAGCCGCGCAACAACCTGGCCTGGCTGATCTACACGCGCCAGGGCGACCTGGCCGAGGCCGAAGCGCTGGCCAAGAAGGCCGTGGAGCTCAGCCGCACGCCTGAGGAGCGCGCGCAGTTCGAGGACACCCTGAACCGCATCGAGGCGGCCCGGGCCCAATAAAAAGTGGAATCGGCCTGCCTGGCTGATGGACGGGCGCTTGGCGCCGAGTGGGCCTGTGACGGGCCGCGAACCGCGAAGAAAGGCGTTGAAAAAAGGTCCTGCCGTGCTACAGGTGCCAGAGGGTGGGGAAGATGACCATTCACAAGGAGGAGACGTGTATGGAAGGCATCCTTTCCCGTTCCTGGTTCAAGGACCTGGCGATGTTTCTGGCTTGTCTCATGCTGGTCGTGGGCTTCGTGCCCCGGGTCGAGGCGGGCTTCGTGCCCACGACCCGGTCCGACTCGCTGCAGAGCCGCGACGCCGATCTCGCCGCCGTGCAGAAGGTGCTCGAGAACAAAATCGTGGTGCAGCGGCTGGCCGACTTCGGCTACAACCCGCAGGAGATCCAGTCACGGCTCAAGCTGCTTTCTGACGCGGATCTGCACAAGGTGGCCACGCAGATCCAGGATGTCGAGACCGCAGGCGACTTCTGGGGAGTCGTCCTGGTCATCGCGATCATCGCGGCGCTCGTGGTGCTGATCTACGTCCTGAGCAACAGAACGGTCAGCGTCCAATAGCGGCGCGCCTCCCCCGGGAGGCTCACGACGAACGGAAAGGCCGTCGGGCGATCGCCCGGCGGCCTTTCCTGTGTCGTCCCGGCAAGGCGTCGATCGGACGGGGCTAGTCTTCCTCCACCATCACGGGGTCGAGGGAGACCAGGGCCTCCGCCGCCTCGTCGCGCTTGGTGAAGAGCTTGAAGTAGGCGAAGGTCACGGCCAGGATGGCGCCGTAGATGAGGGCCAGCTTCAGGTTGTAGACGGTCACCGCGACCAGGGCGACCACGGCGATGATCAGGCCCACGGCCGGAGACAGGGGGTAGAGCGGGGCCTTGAAGGGCCGGTGCATCTCCGGCGCGTTCCTGCGCAGGGCGAAGTAGGTCACCAGGGAGATGACGTAGAGCGTGAGGGCGCCGAAGCAGGACAGGGTGATGATGTCGCCGGTCTTGCCGGTGAGCAGGGCCACGATGCCCACGACCATGTTGGCGATGAGCGCGTTGGCCGGGGTCTTGAAGCGCTTGCTGACCTTGCCGAGCACGGGCGCCATGTAGCCCACGCGGCCCATCTCCAGCACGGCGCGGCCCGCGGCCAGGATGATGCCGTGGAACGAGGCCACGAGGCCGAAGAGGCCGACGAAGATGAGCAGGTGGTAGAGGAGGTGGTTGTCGCCCACGATGTGGCCGAGGGCCAGGGGCAGCGGCGAGTCGGACGGGGCCGCGCCCGGGGTGGGGTAGACCACGGCGTGCCAGCCCGCGACGCCCACGGAGCAGACGAAGGTGAAGACGGCCAGCGCGACCAGGGTGAGGATGGCCGAGCCGAAGCCGATGAGGATGTTCTTCTGCGGGTTCACGGTCTCCTCGGCCACGTTGGCCACGCCCTCGATGGCCAGGAAGAACCAGATGGCGAAGGGAATGGCCGCGAAGACGCCGCTCATGCCGTTGGGCAGGGCATCCATGGTGAGGTTGGCCCAGGTGACGTGGGGCGCGGTGACGCCGCAGAAGAGCAGCAGCTCGCCCACCGCGAGCACGGTGATGAACAGCTCGAACTGGGCGGCCGCCTTGACGCCGTAGATGTTGAGCGCCGTGAACAGGATGTAGGCCGCGACGGCGATCTCGACCTCGGGGATGTTGGGGAAGAAGAGGCTGAAATAGGCGCCGATGGCCGCGGCGATGGCGGGCGGGGCGAAGACGAACTCGATGACCTGGGCGATGCCCGCCAGGAAGCCGAGGTCCCGGCCCAGGCCCTTGGTGGCGTAGTCGAACGCGCCGCCTGCCTTGGGAATGGCGCAGGCGAGCTCGGTGTAGCAGAAGGTGAAGGTCAGGTACATGAGGATGATGAACAGGGTCGCGATGGCGAGGCCGAGCGTGCCTCCCTCGGCCAGACCCAGGTTCCATCCGAAGTACTCTCCCGAGATCACGTAGCCCACTCCCAGTCCCCAGAGCATCCAGGGGCCGAGCTTGCGCTGCAGGGTCGGCGCGGTGGTTTTGGCGTCCACTTGTTTCTCCTCCATGTTGAACGATGTGTGCCGCAACCACTGAAAAGCATAGAATATGCCTCTTTTGGAAAAAAGACCGAGCGTAAACTTTTGCGATAGCTAATAGTCAACGAATTTAGAGCATTGGAAAAGAATTTTGATTTTCTCGAAGGGCTCTCCGGGGATTGATTGCGGGCCAGACACGTGGCGGATGTAACCGAAATGCAAAAACAGCGGGTACAAAATACATAATTGTAAATTATTGATAAAGTATTGCGAGGACAGAAGAGCAATGAAGACTAGAATGTAAAAAATGACATGGACAGACGCCGTGCCGGGGCGTGGTGGCGCCGGGGAGAGGAAGGGAGGCAGGCAGGGAAGGGGGGCGAAGGATGCCGAGAATGCGGCCGGGGCTTTGGGCCTGCGGACCGGGGGGAGCGGCGGGAGACAAAAAAAGCAGGGGCCGCCCGTCTCCGGGCGGCCCCTGGCGCAAAAGCGCGAAAGCGCTATTTCTTCTTGCGGGCCATGGCTTCGGCGAGCTTCTCACCGAGCAGCCCCATGCCGCCGGAGTGGCCGCCGTTCTGGGACGGCGCGCGACCGGCCGAGGTGTGCTTCTTCCAGTCCCTGGGCTCCGCGGATTCCTCGCTCCTGCCTGCGCCCAGGGTGATCTTGCGCTCGGTGGGCTTGATCTCGTCCACGAAGACGCTGACCTCGTCGCCGGGCTTGGCCTTTTCGAGCTCCTCGCGGCGCTCCTTGGGGGCCTGGGCCAGCTTGGACTTGGGCAGCAGGCCGGTGACGCCCGGGAAGAGGGTCACGAACAGGCCGTACTTGCCGAAGGACTCCACGGTGCCCTTGACCTCGGCGCCCACGCTGAGGCCCTCGACCACCCCGCCCCAGGGATCGCCCTCGGCGTCCTTGATGGACAGGGAGATGCGGCGCTTGACCGGGTCGAGGTCCTTGATGGAGACGGTCACGGTCTGGCCGGGGGTGACGACCTCGTCGGCCTTCATGATGCGGCGGCCGTGGGCCATCTCGGAGAGGTGCACGAGGCCCTCGAGGCCCGGGGCGATCTCCACGAAGGCGCCGAAGTCGGCCAGGCGGATGACCTTGCCCTCGACCTTGTCGCCCGCGGCGAAGCGGTCTCCGGCGGTCTCCCAGGGATCCTGCTGGGCCTGCTTGACCGAGAGGCTGATCTTGACGCCGCCCTTCTTGCCCTTGCTCACGTCGAGAAGCTTGACGGGCAGGGTGTCGCCCACCTTCACGGCGTCGGCCGGGTTGTCCACGCGGCCCCAGGAAAGCTCGGAGATGTGGGCCAGGCCCTCGACGCCGGGAGCGACCTCGATGAAGGCGCCGAAATCGGCCAGCCGCTTCACCGTGCCCTCGACCACGTCGCCCGCCTTGACCTCTTCCTGGAACTTGTCCATGGCGGCGGCCTTCTCGCGGCCGAGCAGCTCGCGGCGGGAGACGACCAGGTTGCGGCCGCCCTGCTCGAGCTTGATGATCAGGAACTGCAGGGTCTGGCCGACGTACTCCTCGGCGTTCTCGACGAAGCGGTCGTCGATCTGGCTCATGGGGCAGAAGGCGCGCTTGCCCATGACCTGCACGTTGAAGCCGCCCTTGCACTGCGCCAGGACCTTGCCCTCCACGGGCAGCTCGTTGGCCTTGGCCTGCTCGAGCATCTCGAAGCCGCCCCGGCCGCTCATGGCCTTGGACAGCTTGAGCTCGCCGCCGGACGTGCCGACCACGTAGAGCTCGATCTCGTCGCCCACGGCCACGGTAAGCTCGCCCTTGTCGTCGAGCAGCTCTTCGCGCTCGATGACGCCGTCGCGCTTGGCGCCGGTCCCCACGAAGACGCTCGCGCCGTCGATGGCGATGACCGTACCCGTGATCTTGTCGCCCACACGGACGTTATCCTGCATCCCGGCCTCATAGGCCTCGAACATGGCGGCGAAGTTTTCGCCGTCCTTTTTTGCCTCGTCGGACATACTGCAAAACTCCAAAAGAAAACGTTCGCCAGCCCATAGCCGAGAACCGTGCTGGTTACAAGGGCCATGAGAGGCGTATGCGGGGCTTTCTAGCGCACGCTCAGATTCTCGGCAAGACCGCCGATCTGCTTGGCGAGCAGGGTGGCGTAGTGGTCGGTCATGCCCGCCACGTAGTCGAGCACGCGCATGTATCCTTCATAGAGGCCGCAGCCCTCGGGCGGCGCGTGCTCGCCGAGGATGACGAAGAGGCGCTTGCCGCGCTCGGAGAGGCGCCCGCGCCCCTCCTGCTCCCAGACCGCGGTGCAGAAGGAGGAGAGCAGCCCGCCGAGGGCCGTGAAGGAGCCGATCTCGAGCTCGATCTTGCGCTTGCTCTCGTAGATGCGCCGCCGCGCGAGCGCCTTGGCCGCGTCTATGCCCGCGCGCACGTCCTCGGGACAGAGGTCGAGCAGGGGGACGGATATCCCGCCCGCCAGGATGGCCTCGTTGTTCGCGGCGAAGGCCCCGGACGCGGCCTCCACGACCCGGCCGATGACCTTCGTGCGCAGATAGGAGAGACGCCTGCGCTCGTGCAGGTCCGGGGCGAGCGCATCCTCGGAGACCTTGCCCGCCAGCGGCAGAAGCACCGCCTCGATCTCGTCGTAGCGCAAGAGACCCATCTCGCGGGCGTCTTCCAGGTCGAGCAGGGAGTAGCAGATGTCGTCCGCGGCCTCGACCAGGAAGGCCAGGGGGTGGCGGTGGTAACCGCCGTCTTCCCGTGCGGCCAGGCCCAGGGCGTCGGCCACTGCGTCCAGCTGTCCGCGCTCGCTCTGGAAGCAGGAGAACTTGCGGCGCCTCGCGGCCTCGTCATGGTCCGAGGTCCAGGGATACTTGAGCAGCGCGCCGAGGGTCGGATAGGTCAGGCGCATGCCCCCGGCGTTCAGCGAGAGCTCGACGCGCGTGACGATGCGGAATCCCTGGG comes from Desulfovibrio sp. X2 and encodes:
- a CDS encoding sulfite exporter TauE/SafE family protein yields the protein MEQLFLDPTKFIELTTQAVLFLFAVGFIGGLVSGFIGSGGAFVLTPGMMSLGVPGTVAVASNMCHKFPKALVGALKRFKYGQVDLKLGLVMAVSAGIGVQVGIKIQQIILETWGRAGSDLYVSLSFVAVLVVVGGFVMYDALSSSGKEGQESGNTLAKRLAKWNIPPMITFKTAKVRISLWLTVPVGFATGMLAATIAVGGFIGVPGMIYVVGASGIVASATELVIAFVMGMFGSINWAMHGMIDIRLVLIILSGSLLGVQLGAIGTTYVREHMIKLVMGTIMLIVAVSRGLAVPKYLVKLELFSVSQSTLDIMDTVSFVFMCVALLVGSVIILGAMWKAKRAESAAAAA
- a CDS encoding PAS domain-containing sensor histidine kinase, producing MKQEQADGNSEHERLRDECAALREECRALREAAEKDRAARLEAEKLGKSLSEAFASSPEALAVVDAAGRVLLSNPAAERLLGQELARTGQWPFALPVSGQDQEIEVLTPLGGLVVAEVRAWPIRWLEEDALLVSLRDVSESHRMVQALREVREELEARVQERTRELRRANEQLLEEIAERVLTQEELSHSESRYRAILEDQSELICRYLPDGRLSYVNEAYVRYYGKSRADLMDRNFIPDIPAEDLGTVLPLISGLSKEWPVVEFEHRIRMEDGSIRWQRWTHRAIFGQTGELVEYQAVGRDVTKRKQAEDQAQEQRAFLRLIIDSLPNPIFVKDRRGSYVLVNKAMATLYGQSPDEMIGRVGADFNPDGEEIERFRREDADVLDRGTILYIPQKTITDSTGKKRWYTKTKVPLVERDLVLGVAVDVTDLLEAEMERLRLEKRMRQTQKMQALGTLAGGIAHDFNNMIYAILGFTDLSLRRAEDGKLRDYLEQIKSAGLRASELVRQILTFSRQTDQGRTKMRVSLLCKEITKMLTPTLPANVEVELKIETDRDTILGDPIQIHQVLLNLCTNSVHAMRERGGYMEIVLRDGPDGSPPACGEEAQDGCIELLVSDTGVGMDQATMERIFDPFFTTKAQGEGTGMGLSVVHGIVEAHGGTIRVESQPGHGSTFLVRLPRLRAEEECGSPDDSDIPRGCERILFVDDENLLAQMAGEMLAHLGYAVTSMTSAAEALELFKTAPDSFDLVITDQTMPGMTGAEFARAVMAVRPGMPVILITGFSEKLSEEEAWRMGIKSFLLKPVSESQLARAIREAL
- a CDS encoding PA2779 family protein → MERILAAPWFRNLSMFMAALMLVIGFVPRVDAGFVPTVQSNTFQTREADMAAVQKALENKVVAQRLADFGYNPQEVQQRLKLVSNDELHKLATQIQSLDTAGDGLGIVIAVLVIVVLVLLILHLTNRTVTVK
- a CDS encoding C39 family peptidase, with translation MRIPNPRPTLAVGRGGILLAVCLLLCACATHSLPPDFTPPGGSRIVADAPFYAQEDYQCGPAALATAMATAGDPVTPDEIAKAIFRPEARGTLNLDMALYPRTRGHATRWFSGTVHDLVSAVDQGRVLVVMVNYGLREVSFDHFLAVTGYAPGGVIVNDGSRRNHLVPWDDFWADWSDAGRWTLEILPKDAK
- a CDS encoding tetratricopeptide repeat protein; this encodes MNLLSSARTPGAARRPGAGPLAALLLALALALCTACSVPHIIVHEDALSPEEHLKLGLSYEKDGELDLAEKEYRKALPDAPQAYLSLANLYFGEEKWQLARENYEKAIERLPDDPEPRNNLAWLIYTRQGDLAEAEALAKKAVELSRTPEERAQFEDTLNRIEAARAQ
- a CDS encoding PA2779 family protein is translated as MEGILSRSWFKDLAMFLACLMLVVGFVPRVEAGFVPTTRSDSLQSRDADLAAVQKVLENKIVVQRLADFGYNPQEIQSRLKLLSDADLHKVATQIQDVETAGDFWGVVLVIAIIAALVVLIYVLSNRTVSVQ
- the eat gene encoding ethanolamine permease translates to MDAKTTAPTLQRKLGPWMLWGLGVGYVISGEYFGWNLGLAEGGTLGLAIATLFIILMYLTFTFCYTELACAIPKAGGAFDYATKGLGRDLGFLAGIAQVIEFVFAPPAIAAAIGAYFSLFFPNIPEVEIAVAAYILFTALNIYGVKAAAQFELFITVLAVGELLLFCGVTAPHVTWANLTMDALPNGMSGVFAAIPFAIWFFLAIEGVANVAEETVNPQKNILIGFGSAILTLVALAVFTFVCSVGVAGWHAVVYPTPGAAPSDSPLPLALGHIVGDNHLLYHLLIFVGLFGLVASFHGIILAAGRAVLEMGRVGYMAPVLGKVSKRFKTPANALIANMVVGIVALLTGKTGDIITLSCFGALTLYVISLVTYFALRRNAPEMHRPFKAPLYPLSPAVGLIIAVVALVAVTVYNLKLALIYGAILAVTFAYFKLFTKRDEAAEALVSLDPVMVEED
- a CDS encoding 30S ribosomal protein S1, yielding MSDEAKKDGENFAAMFEAYEAGMQDNVRVGDKITGTVIAIDGASVFVGTGAKRDGVIEREELLDDKGELTVAVGDEIELYVVGTSGGELKLSKAMSGRGGFEMLEQAKANELPVEGKVLAQCKGGFNVQVMGKRAFCPMSQIDDRFVENAEEYVGQTLQFLIIKLEQGGRNLVVSRRELLGREKAAAMDKFQEEVKAGDVVEGTVKRLADFGAFIEVAPGVEGLAHISELSWGRVDNPADAVKVGDTLPVKLLDVSKGKKGGVKISLSVKQAQQDPWETAGDRFAAGDKVEGKVIRLADFGAFVEIAPGLEGLVHLSEMAHGRRIMKADEVVTPGQTVTVSIKDLDPVKRRISLSIKDAEGDPWGGVVEGLSVGAEVKGTVESFGKYGLFVTLFPGVTGLLPKSKLAQAPKERREELEKAKPGDEVSVFVDEIKPTERKITLGAGRSEESAEPRDWKKHTSAGRAPSQNGGHSGGMGLLGEKLAEAMARKKK
- a CDS encoding deoxyguanosinetriphosphate triphosphohydrolase — translated: MDWKTLLTPRRFESKPTTPGHEGRSEFHRDYDRIVFSGAFRRLGRKTQVHPMASNDHVHTRLTHSLETASVGRSLGLSVAEALGGGLPEGTPPSALGEIVQAACLAHDIGNPPFGHAGEEAVRAFFAEAPAHLMDGLEPAQRSDLTTFEGNAQGFRIVTRVELSLNAGGMRLTYPTLGALLKYPWTSDHDEAARRRKFSCFQSERGQLDAVADALGLAAREDGGYHRHPLAFLVEAADDICYSLLDLEDAREMGLLRYDEIEAVLLPLAGKVSEDALAPDLHERRRLSYLRTKVIGRVVEAASGAFAANNEAILAGGISVPLLDLCPEDVRAGIDAAKALARRRIYESKRKIELEIGSFTALGGLLSSFCTAVWEQEGRGRLSERGKRLFVILGEHAPPEGCGLYEGYMRVLDYVAGMTDHYATLLAKQIGGLAENLSVR